In Aestuariibaculum lutulentum, one DNA window encodes the following:
- a CDS encoding type I restriction-modification system subunit M — protein MNKQSHNKLVSFIWSIADDCLRDVYVRGKYRDVILPMIVLRRLDALLEPTKEAVLEELAFQRDEAGFTEWDETGLREASGFVFYNVSTWTLQKLKDTATNSQQILQTNFEDYLNGFSPNVKEIIDKFKLRSQVRHMANKDVLLDVLEKFTSPYINLTPYDKEDPEGRKLPALSNLGMGYVFEELIRKFNEENNEEAGEHFTPREVIDLMTHIIFDPIKDNLPPVMTIYDPACGSGGMLTESQNFIKDEEGEIKATGDVYLFGKEINDETYAICKSDMMIKGNNPENIRVGSTLSTDEFAGTKFDFMLSNPPYGKSWSSEQKYIKDGKDVIDPRFQIQLKNYWGVLEDVDAIPRSSDGQLLFLMEMVSKMKPLEQSATGTRIASVHNGSSLFTGDAGGGESNIRRYIIENDWLEAIVQLPNNLFYNTGITTYIWILSNNKAANRKGKVQLIDAGQLYRKLRKNLGNKNCEFAPEHITDIVSLYTQMAEAQREGEQGIAAQVFDNDDFGYYKATIERPKRLKAQFTKERIETLRFDKSLSEPMQYAYETFGDDVYTNLKAHEEAILDWCEKQDLNLSAANKKKLLKAETWQKHLNLVKAGTALMDAIGDEEYSDFNEFKTIVDKAIKASKINLSATDKKAILNAVSWYDTEAEKVIKKLEKLSGDKLAKLLSHLDCEVDDLADFGYYPTSKKGEYLTYETESDLRDTENVPLKDNIHDYFKREVQPHVAEAWINLEATKIGCEISFNKYFYKHTPLRSIEAVTHDILDLEKQSDGLIADILNLV, from the coding sequence ATGAACAAACAATCACATAATAAATTAGTATCCTTTATCTGGTCTATTGCAGACGACTGCTTAAGAGATGTTTACGTACGCGGAAAATACAGAGATGTTATTTTACCTATGATCGTATTGCGTCGTTTGGATGCCCTTTTAGAACCTACCAAAGAAGCCGTTTTAGAAGAACTGGCATTTCAACGTGACGAAGCAGGTTTTACCGAATGGGACGAAACAGGACTTCGTGAAGCTTCTGGTTTCGTATTTTACAATGTAAGTACCTGGACCCTTCAAAAATTAAAAGATACAGCAACCAACAGTCAGCAGATTTTACAGACTAACTTTGAAGATTACCTGAATGGCTTTAGCCCAAATGTTAAGGAAATCATCGACAAGTTTAAATTACGCAGTCAGGTGCGCCATATGGCCAATAAAGATGTTTTGTTGGACGTATTGGAAAAATTCACCTCACCCTATATCAACTTAACGCCTTACGACAAAGAAGATCCTGAAGGCCGAAAACTTCCTGCACTTTCTAATTTAGGGATGGGGTATGTGTTTGAGGAGCTGATTAGAAAGTTCAACGAAGAAAATAACGAAGAAGCTGGAGAACACTTTACGCCACGAGAGGTGATTGATTTAATGACTCACATTATTTTCGACCCTATAAAAGACAATTTACCACCCGTAATGACCATTTACGACCCTGCCTGTGGTAGTGGAGGGATGCTTACCGAAAGCCAGAACTTTATTAAAGATGAAGAAGGCGAAATAAAGGCTACAGGAGATGTGTATCTGTTTGGTAAGGAAATTAACGACGAAACATACGCCATCTGTAAAAGTGATATGATGATTAAGGGCAATAACCCTGAAAACATCCGAGTGGGCTCTACCTTATCAACCGACGAATTTGCTGGTACAAAATTCGACTTTATGCTATCCAATCCACCTTACGGAAAATCATGGAGTAGCGAACAAAAATACATCAAAGACGGAAAAGACGTTATCGACCCTCGTTTTCAAATTCAACTTAAAAACTACTGGGGTGTACTGGAAGATGTCGATGCCATTCCGCGTTCTTCCGACGGACAATTGTTGTTCTTAATGGAAATGGTTTCTAAAATGAAACCTTTAGAGCAAAGCGCCACAGGAACCCGTATTGCTTCGGTGCATAACGGAAGTAGTTTGTTTACAGGTGATGCAGGCGGTGGTGAAAGTAATATCCGTAGGTATATTATTGAAAACGATTGGCTGGAAGCCATTGTGCAATTGCCAAACAACCTGTTCTACAATACGGGTATTACCACCTATATCTGGATTTTAAGCAATAATAAGGCTGCCAACAGAAAAGGCAAAGTACAACTGATTGATGCAGGACAATTGTACAGGAAGCTGCGAAAAAACTTAGGAAACAAAAACTGTGAGTTCGCTCCAGAACATATTACCGACATTGTATCTCTATATACCCAAATGGCCGAAGCCCAACGCGAAGGCGAACAAGGTATTGCAGCACAGGTTTTCGACAATGACGATTTTGGCTATTACAAAGCGACAATAGAACGCCCAAAACGTTTAAAGGCGCAATTTACCAAAGAACGTATTGAAACCTTGCGTTTCGACAAAAGCTTATCAGAACCTATGCAATACGCTTATGAGACTTTTGGAGATGACGTTTACACCAATTTAAAGGCTCATGAGGAAGCTATCTTGGATTGGTGCGAAAAACAAGATTTAAACCTATCGGCTGCCAATAAGAAAAAGCTTTTAAAAGCAGAAACCTGGCAAAAGCACTTAAACCTTGTGAAAGCAGGAACAGCCTTAATGGATGCTATTGGAGACGAAGAATACAGCGATTTCAACGAGTTTAAAACCATTGTTGACAAAGCCATTAAAGCGAGCAAAATAAACCTAAGCGCTACCGATAAAAAAGCCATTTTAAATGCTGTAAGCTGGTACGATACCGAAGCCGAAAAAGTAATTAAAAAGCTAGAAAAACTATCGGGTGATAAATTAGCAAAACTACTGAGCCATTTAGATTGTGAAGTTGATGATTTAGCAGATTTTGGTTATTACCCAACGTCTAAAAAAGGGGAATACCTAACCTACGAAACCGAAAGTGATTTACGTGACACCGAAAACGTACCGCTAAAGGATAACATACACGACTATTTTAAGCGCGAAGTACAACCGCATGTAGCAGAGGCCTGGATTAATCTGGAAGCTACTAAAATTGGTTGCGAAATAAGCTTTAATAAATACTTTTATAAACATACACCGTTACGCAGTATTGAAGCCGTAACTCATGACATTTTAGACTTGGAAAAACAAAGTGATGGTTTAATTGCTGATATCTTAAACTTGGTATAA
- a CDS encoding NACHT domain-containing protein: MTKIRNIGVFQRITQKYYQVTRQSFDVNKDYFDKLKTRHFTKEFTSKYNENLFVDQDKNAGQNLINEILLSDNYFSYLSNELRILESWVEDFNEQYQNLKSLLAIEEIEINKNSKQYKQLELLEVKSLDFLKNIEENRAIINGGLVLPLQFKTLDNTNLEIAEDFVFERLHEYKPELRFIEVEPSENFAIVIVFRRLSEIVIQLKSVNRLLKNQKHAQTKFIHGNAGMGKSNISVFLYKELLKHDKPVILLNAKSFNGNPDSFDQLFMNNLLVPDNYQIEEVLERLNIYAQNNICRVTIIIDGLNETSCTHSGFSKIWGNSLDNFIEVLERYPYLYLVATLRTSYISRIWQGNSIPYSQIQLKGFKKEKLNDLIKKYFTEYNIKLDKVTGTDVFYFSTPLYLDLYCKMLNGNKSKEVEPLLGLDGFKQVFDNYKDSLVEKTWFKLSLISKDQVLEGIDRVSEEMIEELEAFVPKKTFFDKMQGKEVDVIDKTIGFEILEEYLIYLDENLNGKDVIIHTQQEVGGYLLANKLISDKGSVDEVVESRFFHDYILGKSGKFHQLKDDILKFLISEAGTDSLLYTDYIDNDVVKKFTTLFLFRTKASDETIALASKLQDSTFSLEEVRTLIDDVSSSFYEKEAGINFFFLKEVFLKLGNLDLDFSWTLYIYNYYGEFKDLLNYYVTNQEQLDGSEDDNLYVEVVIWLSETTIRDLRDKSTRFLLRYYERFPELLLNKILEYANTERFYINERLSLVCYGVCLRLQNEKDFIQNHLGAIAESLYNLQFSQEPTNPTYNYIAIDSYKHIIDLAVIKGVFNLSDENLIRLNNYSFVKDDWFEITPTDIDNVPIAYNWDSSGNPDPLRGDFVHYTIPRLDNRNHDNRVSHTANIYKELIRLGYISDMQNLSEREQSFYYGNRLLGSKVKIDRLGKKYSWMAYFNYAGYLLNQNKLGVWLEEDTPYSKLYNRLSDTEIDPSYEEYIPISEKLIEVDFFKNRSLTEGSWISKPNYALLDIIYIKDDYTLLSAFVDQKLDENYKTRSWVEAKSFFVDKDKVTPYIEEIENKEYDWKDSLNDGGMLSKTYFGELYWADNIPDLKKEWGSLPLESTIEVTRKITHFEVRESGEFNYEDIGKEKTETVNKKCSFEYEPTLLDFLWESSSDNSASLRCDIPSPNIGKHLQLTVNSRDAQILNSNLEVCFKKYFYEYGHNSDSFHFFKTDLLKNYLEDTNQLLMYQLKQHTYDQATEAHHEHFRGMRFVFSKLNR, encoded by the coding sequence ATGACAAAAATTAGAAATATCGGTGTTTTCCAAAGGATAACGCAAAAATACTATCAAGTAACCCGTCAATCTTTTGATGTTAACAAAGATTATTTTGACAAACTAAAAACAAGACATTTTACAAAAGAATTTACTTCAAAATATAATGAAAACCTTTTTGTAGATCAGGACAAAAATGCAGGTCAAAACCTTATTAATGAGATACTTTTAAGTGATAATTATTTTTCCTATTTATCTAATGAATTAAGAATTTTAGAGAGTTGGGTAGAGGATTTTAATGAACAATATCAAAACCTTAAGAGTCTTTTAGCTATTGAAGAAATTGAAATTAACAAGAATTCAAAACAATACAAACAGTTAGAGCTTTTAGAAGTTAAAAGCCTTGATTTTCTTAAGAATATTGAAGAAAATAGAGCAATCATAAATGGTGGTTTGGTCTTGCCACTCCAGTTTAAAACATTAGACAATACAAATCTAGAAATAGCTGAAGATTTTGTTTTTGAAAGACTGCATGAGTACAAACCTGAACTTCGTTTCATAGAGGTTGAGCCATCCGAAAATTTTGCAATAGTTATTGTTTTTAGAAGACTTTCAGAAATAGTTATACAGCTTAAAAGTGTGAACAGATTATTGAAGAATCAAAAACATGCTCAAACCAAATTTATTCATGGTAATGCTGGAATGGGGAAGTCAAATATATCTGTTTTTCTATATAAGGAATTACTAAAGCATGATAAGCCAGTCATTCTTTTAAATGCAAAATCTTTTAATGGTAACCCCGATAGTTTTGATCAACTATTTATGAATAATCTTTTAGTGCCAGACAACTATCAAATTGAAGAGGTTCTTGAAAGACTAAATATTTATGCGCAAAATAATATATGTAGGGTTACAATAATTATTGATGGTTTAAATGAAACTAGTTGTACCCATAGTGGTTTTAGTAAAATATGGGGAAATAGTTTAGATAATTTTATAGAAGTACTTGAAAGATATCCCTATTTATATTTAGTAGCTACATTAAGAACATCATACATTTCTCGAATATGGCAGGGTAACTCTATTCCTTACAGTCAAATTCAACTAAAAGGGTTTAAGAAAGAAAAATTAAACGACTTAATTAAGAAGTATTTTACAGAATACAATATAAAGCTTGATAAGGTAACGGGAACAGATGTATTCTATTTCAGTACTCCTTTATATCTCGATTTATACTGTAAAATGTTGAATGGGAACAAATCTAAGGAGGTAGAGCCTCTTTTAGGATTAGATGGTTTTAAACAGGTTTTTGACAATTACAAGGATTCTTTGGTTGAGAAAACATGGTTTAAATTAAGTTTAATTTCAAAAGATCAAGTGCTTGAAGGTATAGATAGAGTTTCGGAAGAGATGATTGAAGAGTTAGAGGCTTTTGTTCCAAAAAAGACTTTTTTTGATAAAATGCAAGGGAAAGAAGTCGATGTGATTGACAAAACAATCGGTTTTGAAATTTTGGAAGAATATTTAATTTATTTAGATGAAAATCTTAACGGCAAAGATGTTATTATTCATACCCAGCAGGAAGTTGGAGGGTATCTTCTTGCCAATAAATTAATTTCTGATAAAGGTAGTGTTGATGAAGTTGTTGAATCACGTTTTTTCCATGATTACATATTAGGAAAAAGTGGTAAATTTCACCAGTTAAAAGACGATATATTAAAGTTTTTAATTTCTGAGGCAGGAACGGATTCCTTGCTATATACCGATTATATTGACAATGATGTTGTTAAGAAGTTTACGACGCTATTTCTATTTCGAACAAAAGCTTCAGATGAAACTATCGCATTAGCGAGCAAATTACAGGATAGTACATTTAGTTTAGAGGAGGTAAGGACATTGATTGATGATGTATCAAGCTCATTTTATGAAAAGGAGGCTGGCATAAACTTTTTCTTCTTAAAAGAAGTTTTCTTAAAACTTGGAAATCTAGATTTAGATTTTAGTTGGACACTTTACATATATAATTATTATGGAGAATTTAAAGATCTATTAAATTATTATGTAACAAATCAAGAGCAGCTAGATGGTTCAGAAGATGATAATTTATATGTTGAAGTTGTTATTTGGTTATCAGAAACAACAATTAGAGATCTTAGAGATAAAAGTACACGTTTTCTATTAAGATATTATGAAAGGTTTCCAGAATTATTACTTAACAAAATTTTGGAATATGCTAATACTGAACGTTTTTACATTAATGAAAGATTATCTTTAGTTTGTTACGGTGTTTGCTTGCGGTTACAAAATGAAAAAGACTTTATCCAGAATCATTTAGGTGCAATAGCCGAGTCCTTATATAATCTTCAATTTTCGCAGGAGCCTACTAACCCAACATATAATTATATCGCGATCGACAGTTATAAGCATATTATTGACTTAGCTGTTATAAAAGGGGTTTTTAACCTATCTGATGAAAATCTAATTCGTTTAAATAATTATAGTTTTGTCAAAGATGATTGGTTTGAAATTACCCCAACAGATATTGACAACGTTCCGATAGCTTATAATTGGGATTCAAGTGGTAATCCAGATCCGTTAAGAGGTGATTTTGTTCATTATACAATACCGCGTTTAGATAATAGAAATCACGACAACCGAGTCTCTCATACAGCTAATATTTATAAAGAATTAATTAGGTTGGGTTATATTTCTGATATGCAAAACTTGTCAGAAAGAGAACAATCTTTTTACTATGGCAATAGACTATTAGGAAGTAAAGTTAAAATAGATAGGTTAGGTAAAAAATATTCTTGGATGGCATATTTTAACTATGCAGGTTATCTATTAAATCAAAATAAGCTTGGGGTTTGGCTAGAGGAAGACACTCCATATTCCAAACTTTATAATAGACTTAGCGATACTGAAATTGATCCAAGTTATGAAGAATACATTCCAATTTCGGAAAAGTTAATTGAAGTTGACTTTTTTAAGAATAGGTCATTAACGGAGGGGAGTTGGATTAGTAAACCAAATTATGCCTTACTAGATATAATTTATATAAAAGATGATTATACCTTATTGTCCGCATTTGTAGATCAAAAATTAGATGAAAATTACAAAACAAGATCTTGGGTTGAAGCAAAATCATTTTTCGTAGACAAAGATAAAGTTACACCTTATATTGAGGAAATAGAAAATAAAGAATATGATTGGAAGGATAGCTTAAACGATGGAGGAATGCTTTCCAAGACATATTTTGGTGAATTATATTGGGCGGACAATATTCCTGATTTAAAAAAAGAGTGGGGCAGTTTACCACTAGAATCTACAATAGAAGTTACAAGAAAAATTACTCACTTTGAAGTTAGAGAGTCGGGAGAATTTAATTATGAGGATATTGGAAAGGAAAAAACAGAAACCGTTAATAAAAAATGTTCTTTCGAATATGAACCTACATTATTAGATTTTCTGTGGGAGTCTAGTTCTGATAATAGCGCTTCCTTAAGATGCGATATTCCGTCACCAAATATTGGTAAGCATTTGCAATTAACAGTCAACTCAAGAGATGCCCAAATTTTAAATTCGAATTTAGAAGTCTGCTTTAAAAAATATTTTTACGAATATGGACATAACTCTGATAGTTTTCATTTTTTCAAAACTGATTTATTAAAAAATTATTTGGAAGACACGAATCAATTATTAATGTATCAACTAAAACAACATACTTATGATCAAGCTACAGAAGCTCATCATGAACACTTTAGAGGTATGAGGTTTGTTTTTTCAAAATTAAATAGATAA
- a CDS encoding DUF262 domain-containing protein, with product MSVKVVSCTLQELFNTNKKAIENTAIQGQLIIPEYQRPYVWKEKQINQLLDSVIEHEKISLGEKPMYYLGSIILHQDGDALKIIDGQQRITTSLLIQKIINPSFQSNISYSSGISISNIKYNLSYLKSVSEKNIFEYRDEDVLHFFKPENINVTLIVTSTEDLAYTFFETQNTGGVRLDGSDILKAHHLRAIDCKKTINYQARRWEHYDKNKVEYIVQLLTKIRFWDNRKWRSFPFYRDSRGIKNAIIDEYTINTKNNFEDISYHYSAVKNEGGRLFQLHESNYKQLKQPLANGNNTLDYINEYIHLYDVLFGTVDDHRVSDNFYEFRNKVLHGSNGTLFLKELFEIALIAYVSRFGFYKLFDASLWLYRIIYSLRITNQRNVREDSVFKFVSANQFIDNILEVFTTDELFLFLKKFNYKLDTSYFEENTAKGNHIKTLTNYFSKIKTVKYYKQHPLEFDKDLMISITQKLN from the coding sequence ATGAGTGTAAAAGTAGTAAGTTGTACGTTGCAAGAATTATTCAACACCAACAAAAAAGCTATTGAAAACACAGCGATTCAAGGGCAGCTAATAATACCTGAATATCAGCGTCCGTATGTTTGGAAAGAAAAGCAAATTAACCAATTGTTAGATAGTGTTATAGAACATGAAAAAATATCTCTAGGCGAAAAACCGATGTATTACTTAGGAAGTATTATTTTACATCAAGATGGAGATGCTTTAAAAATTATTGATGGACAACAGCGAATTACGACCTCATTACTTATTCAAAAAATTATAAATCCTTCTTTTCAATCCAATATTAGTTATAGTTCAGGTATAAGCATTTCTAACATAAAATACAATTTGTCTTATTTAAAAAGTGTATCCGAAAAAAATATTTTTGAATACCGTGATGAAGATGTTTTGCATTTTTTTAAACCAGAAAATATAAATGTTACATTAATTGTAACATCTACCGAAGATTTAGCATATACGTTTTTTGAAACCCAAAATACAGGTGGTGTTCGTTTGGACGGAAGTGACATTTTAAAAGCACATCATCTCCGAGCCATAGATTGCAAAAAAACAATTAATTATCAAGCAAGAAGGTGGGAACATTACGACAAGAATAAAGTAGAATATATAGTTCAATTATTAACCAAAATTCGTTTTTGGGACAATAGAAAATGGCGTTCTTTTCCTTTCTACAGAGATTCCAGAGGTATAAAAAACGCTATTATTGATGAATATACCATAAACACCAAAAACAATTTTGAAGATATCTCATATCATTACAGTGCTGTTAAAAATGAAGGTGGTAGGTTATTTCAGTTACATGAAAGTAATTATAAGCAATTAAAACAACCGTTAGCCAATGGTAACAATACTTTAGATTATATTAACGAATACATTCATTTATATGATGTATTGTTTGGTACTGTAGATGATCACAGAGTTTCGGATAATTTTTATGAGTTCAGAAATAAAGTTTTACACGGTAGTAATGGTACATTGTTTTTAAAAGAACTATTTGAAATTGCATTAATTGCCTATGTAAGTCGTTTTGGATTTTATAAATTGTTTGATGCTAGCTTATGGTTGTACCGCATAATTTATTCCTTACGAATTACAAATCAACGAAATGTAAGGGAAGATAGCGTGTTTAAATTTGTGTCTGCCAACCAATTTATAGACAATATCTTAGAAGTATTTACAACCGACGAATTGTTCCTATTCTTAAAGAAATTTAATTACAAGTTAGATACTTCGTATTTTGAAGAAAATACCGCAAAAGGGAATCACATAAAAACTCTAACTAACTATTTTTCAAAGATAAAAACAGTAAAATATTATAAACAACATCCATTGGAATTTGATAAGGATTTAATGATTTCCATAACACAAAAACTAAATTAA
- a CDS encoding fibrobacter succinogenes major paralogous domain-containing protein translates to MKLKLFILYSIIVAFSSLGIFSCKQKDSKPSPQKSEIDTTTVKEREIEFFPSTKIGSQIWMIDNLSTEVFSNGDSILEVKTKQEWRDAIKNKIPAWCFASDYKGDSIKIGKIYNFFAVSDERTIAPYGWRVASNKDWSKMVNTINNTPENITNINSDLFWQHLPPVIDNTDFKDLKGGYIYKTGKFYSVNKNSFYWTSDYRITTNAFNKSMWFDYGGILRTPNYEEFGFYIRCLMDY, encoded by the coding sequence ATGAAGCTTAAGTTATTTATACTTTATTCCATTATAGTCGCTTTCTCAAGTTTAGGCATCTTCTCTTGTAAACAAAAGGATTCAAAACCTTCTCCTCAAAAATCAGAAATAGATACCACTACAGTTAAAGAAAGAGAGATCGAATTTTTTCCAAGCACCAAAATAGGCAGCCAAATATGGATGATAGATAACTTAAGTACTGAAGTGTTTTCAAATGGTGATTCTATCCTTGAAGTTAAAACAAAACAAGAATGGAGAGATGCTATTAAAAACAAAATTCCTGCATGGTGTTTTGCTTCTGATTATAAGGGAGATTCCATCAAAATTGGAAAAATATATAATTTTTTTGCAGTTTCCGACGAAAGAACAATAGCACCCTACGGATGGAGAGTGGCGAGTAATAAAGACTGGTCAAAAATGGTAAACACCATTAATAACACTCCCGAAAACATTACAAATATTAATTCTGACCTCTTTTGGCAACATTTACCTCCTGTAATAGATAATACGGATTTTAAGGACTTAAAAGGTGGTTATATTTACAAAACAGGAAAATTTTATTCAGTAAACAAAAACAGCTTCTACTGGACATCAGATTATAGAATCACTACAAATGCATTTAATAAATCAATGTGGTTTGACTATGGAGGTATATTACGAACCCCTAATTATGAAGAATTTGGATTTTATATTCGTTGTTTAATGGATTATTAA
- a CDS encoding restriction endonuclease subunit S, producing the protein MATKIYRYDSYKDSGVEWLSDIPTHWEIRRIKYLFQEINERSDDGKEDLLSVSQYTGVTNKTEKVEEGGMLTNAFTLEGYKKVKKGDLVSNIMLAWNGSLGFSPFDGITSPAYSIYRILGENNNQFFHYLFRTELYKAEFKRNSSGVIESRLRLYTDDFFRIESILPPLQEQTAIAQFLDDKTAKIDQAITIKERQINLLKERKQILIHKAVTRGLNDNVALKDSGVEWIGEIPEHWEVKQFRYVFNLGKGLTITKENLKEEGVFCINYGEIHSKYGFEVDENKHPLKCVDEDYLLNNPNSIIKTGDFVFADTSEDIEGSGNFTYLKSANEIFAGYHTVIAKPKSAINSRFFAYEFETESFRNQIRTEVKGVKVYSITQSILKRPFIWIPPLNEQNEIVNYLDNGTQKINSAINLKQKEIEKLKEYKGSLINSVVTGKVKVC; encoded by the coding sequence ATGGCAACAAAAATATACCGTTACGACAGTTATAAAGATTCTGGTGTAGAATGGTTGAGTGACATTCCTACTCATTGGGAAATTAGAAGAATCAAATACCTTTTTCAAGAAATAAACGAAAGAAGTGATGATGGAAAAGAAGACTTGCTTTCCGTATCACAATATACTGGCGTAACCAATAAAACCGAGAAAGTAGAGGAAGGAGGCATGCTTACAAATGCATTTACTTTAGAAGGATACAAAAAAGTAAAAAAAGGGGACTTAGTAAGTAATATCATGTTAGCTTGGAACGGAAGTCTAGGTTTTTCTCCTTTTGATGGAATTACCAGTCCTGCATACTCGATCTATAGAATTTTAGGAGAAAATAACAATCAATTTTTTCATTATTTATTTAGAACAGAGTTATACAAAGCAGAGTTTAAACGAAATTCATCTGGAGTTATAGAGAGCCGCTTAAGGTTATATACCGACGACTTTTTTAGAATAGAATCTATTTTACCTCCCCTCCAAGAGCAAACCGCCATCGCGCAATTTTTAGATGATAAAACAGCTAAAATAGACCAGGCCATTACCATAAAAGAGCGACAAATCAACTTGCTTAAAGAACGTAAACAAATCCTCATACACAAAGCCGTAACCCGTGGTTTAAATGATAATGTGGCTTTAAAAGATTCTGGTGTGGAATGGATTGGTGAAATTCCTGAGCATTGGGAGGTGAAACAATTTCGTTACGTCTTTAATCTTGGAAAAGGATTAACTATTACTAAAGAAAACCTTAAAGAGGAAGGTGTTTTTTGTATTAATTATGGGGAAATACATTCAAAATACGGTTTTGAAGTTGATGAAAACAAACACCCTCTTAAATGTGTTGATGAAGATTATCTATTAAACAATCCAAATTCAATTATTAAAACTGGAGACTTTGTATTTGCTGATACATCTGAAGATATTGAAGGTTCAGGTAACTTCACCTATTTAAAAAGTGCAAACGAAATATTTGCGGGCTATCACACAGTTATAGCTAAACCTAAATCAGCCATTAATTCTAGATTTTTTGCCTACGAGTTCGAAACAGAATCTTTCAGGAATCAAATTAGAACAGAAGTTAAAGGTGTGAAAGTATATAGTATTACCCAAAGTATTTTAAAGAGACCATTCATTTGGATTCCTCCTTTAAATGAGCAAAACGAAATTGTAAATTATTTAGATAATGGAACTCAAAAAATAAATTCGGCTATTAACTTAAAACAGAAAGAAATAGAAAAATTGAAAGAATATAAAGGCAGTTTGATAAATAGTGTGGTAACTGGGAAGGTAAAGGTGTGTTAG
- a CDS encoding endonuclease/exonuclease/phosphatase family protein: protein MNIKKINYLFLLFLFTAFSCISNSGKSALAEQQLNLIPNKIESSSNNSITSQNQNESLNIISWNIQDLGRSKNDNELHQIAQILRNSDLVAIQEVVAKDPAGAQAVAKIADELNRMGNKWDYRVSDPTNSPSAYISERYAYLWKTSKVKLLNKASLDKELENECLREPFIGKFQMKKGGEPFYVINFHSRKFNDRPEEEIIHFKYYPERLNSERILLAGDFNLNEKHNVWENLYKIGFKPALKDTKTTLKIKCKNGNYLNHSIDNIYFTQSGIKMISSGSIDIVENCGNLEKARFLSDHLPVYLNCKL, encoded by the coding sequence ATGAACATTAAAAAAATAAATTATCTTTTTTTACTTTTTTTATTTACCGCATTTTCATGTATTTCAAATAGCGGAAAATCTGCCTTGGCAGAACAACAACTCAATTTAATTCCAAATAAAATTGAGTCTTCCTCTAATAATTCTATTACTAGCCAAAACCAAAATGAGAGCTTAAACATAATAAGTTGGAACATTCAAGATTTGGGTAGAAGTAAAAATGATAATGAACTACATCAAATAGCACAGATACTTAGAAACTCTGATCTAGTCGCTATTCAGGAAGTTGTGGCCAAAGACCCTGCTGGAGCACAGGCAGTGGCCAAAATTGCTGACGAATTAAACAGAATGGGAAACAAATGGGATTACAGAGTTAGTGACCCTACAAATAGCCCTTCAGCATATATTAGTGAGCGGTATGCCTATTTATGGAAAACTTCCAAAGTTAAGCTTCTTAACAAAGCATCTTTAGATAAAGAATTAGAAAATGAATGTCTTCGAGAACCCTTCATTGGTAAATTTCAAATGAAAAAAGGAGGAGAACCCTTTTATGTTATCAACTTCCATTCGCGTAAGTTTAATGACCGACCAGAAGAGGAAATCATACATTTTAAGTATTATCCTGAGCGACTTAACTCGGAGCGAATCCTTTTGGCAGGAGATTTTAATTTAAACGAGAAACATAATGTCTGGGAGAACTTATATAAAATAGGATTTAAACCAGCCTTAAAAGACACTAAAACCACTCTAAAAATTAAATGTAAAAACGGTAATTACTTAAATCACTCCATCGACAACATATATTTCACTCAATCAGGTATTAAAATGATCTCTTCGGGTTCCATAGATATTGTAGAAAATTGCGGTAATCTAGAAAAAGCTAGATTCCTATCAGATCATTTGCCCGTGTATTTAAACTGTAAACTTTAA